In the genome of Raphanus sativus cultivar WK10039 chromosome 4, ASM80110v3, whole genome shotgun sequence, one region contains:
- the LOC108830437 gene encoding uncharacterized protein LOC108830437 has protein sequence MVVLGIQSLHWYVHGGFMEKKNKKHLMSIVKATESDDDSSSSSAQRFEVDRDKAREALKQLDQQIESQADEKPRTFVKTSSEVVRTSSGGGSSSMDPFMFEEPPEMSGSFLTTTAFLLLAFTLFYNILFFTVIKPSMDGPESVPEAKTVAMSDSELIQFPLSSFPENTFKQ, from the coding sequence ATGGTGGTGTTAGGGATACAGTCTCTTCACTGGTACGTACATGGAGGATtcatggagaagaagaataaaaaacatCTGATGAGTATTGTAAAAGCCACTGAAAGCGACGacgactcttcttcttcttctgcacaGAGATTCGAAGTCGATAGAGATAAAGCTAGAGAAGCTCTGAAACAGCTTGACCAACAAATCGAATCTCAAGCCGACGAAAAACCAAGAACCTTCGTCAAGACGTCATCGGAGGTTGTCAGAACAAGTAGCGGAGGAGGTTCGTCATCAATGGATCCATTCATGTTTGAAGAACCACCTGAGATGTCCGGATCGTTCCTCACAACTACAGCTTTTCTTCTTTTAGCTTTTACACTGTTCTATAATATTTTGTTCTTTACAGTGATAAAACCATCAATGGATGGACCAGAATCAGTTCCAGAAGCAAAGACAGTCGCTATGTCTGATTCTGAACTTATCCAGTTTCCACTTTCGTCTTTTCCTGAAAACACTTTCAAACAGTAA
- the LOC108830430 gene encoding pentatricopeptide repeat-containing protein At2g01860: protein MMTHCPIISPSLIFFHLNLQPSSSMRATTKLYAKKKKLTKNLRNPRRTKLPPHFGVNLFLRKPITQPLLPPLQDQEEEEEEDQEPDVWEANEIEAISSLFQQRIPQKPDKPVRVRPLPLPHPHKLRPLGLPTPKSSIKKSSASSSNQACKDPTFLIGLARDIKSLPSPDADVSLVLNKCSTFLRKGSLSTTIRELGHMGLPERALQTYRWAEKHPHLFPDNRILASTVQVLAEHHELKLLKFDNSLASKNVIEAMIRGCIQGGWLNLARKLLLIAESNNRVLDSSIYVKMILEIAKNPDKYHLVVALLDELEDREDLRLSQQDCTGVMKICVKLGRFELVECLFDWYKESNREPSVVMYTTMIHSRYSEEKYREAMSMVWEMEESNCLLDLPAYRVVIRLFVALDDLGRAMRYYSKLKGAGFTPTYDIFRDMISVCVASGRLTKCREICKEVEDAGLRLDTETSYRLSQLENGTMSL from the coding sequence ATGATGACGCATTGTCCAATCATCTCTCCGTCACTTATCTTCTTCCACTTGAATCTTCAACCGAGCAGCAGTATGAGAGCAACAACAAAACTCTacgcaaagaagaagaaactcactAAGAATCTCCGTAACCCGAGACGCACCAAGCTCCCTCCTCACTTCGGTGTCAACTTGTTTCTAAGGAAACCCATCACACAACCGTTACTGCCACCACTCCaagaccaagaagaagaagaagaagaagatcaagaaccTGATGTCTGGGAGGCAAACGAAATCGAGGCGATCTCATCTCTTTTCCAGCAAAGGATTCCCCAGAAACCGGATAAACCGGTTCGGGTCAGGCCTCTACCACTTCCTCACCCTCACAAGTTACGACCTTTAGGCCTCCCAACTCCAAAGAGCAGTATCAAGAAGTCTTCTGCGTCGTCGTCGAACCAAGCATGTAAAGACCCGACCTTTCTCATCGGTTTAGCTAGAGACATCAAATCCTTACCTTCCCCCGACGCAGACGTCTCTCTCGTTCTCAACAAATGCTCCACCTTCCTACGCAAAGGCTCGCTCTCCACCACCATCCGCGAGCTAGGCCACATGGGTTTACCCGAGAGAGCCTTGCAGACTTACCGTTGGGCGGAGAAGCATCCTCATCTCTTCCCCGACAACCGCATCCTCGCCTCCACCGTCCAGGTCTTAGCCGAGCACCACGAGCTGAAGCTCCTTAAGTTCGACAACAGCTTGGCTAGCAAGAACGTGATCGAAGCGATGATCAGAGGATGCATCCAAGGCGGATGGCTGAACCTAGCGAGGAAGCTTTTACTCATCGCCGAGAGTAACAACCGTGTCCTTGATTCGAGCATCTACGTGAAGATGATTCTCGAGATTGCTAAGAACCCTGACAAGTACCATCTCGTGGTTGCTCTCCTCGACGAGTTGGAAGACAGAGAAGACTTGAGACTTAGCCAGCAAGACTGCACGGGTGTGATGAAGATATGCGTGAAGCTAGGGAGGTTCGAGCTCGTTGAGTGTCTCTTTGACTGGTACAAAGAATCGAACAGAGAGCCGAGCGTTGTGATGTACACTACCATGATACATAGCCGTTATTCGGAAGAGAAGTATAGAGAGGCGATGAGTATGGTTTGGGAGATGGAGGAATCGAACTGCCTTCTTGATCTTCCTGCTTATAGAGTGGTCATTAGACTGTTTGTGGCGTTGGATGATTTGGGAAGAGCGATGAGATACTACTCTAAACTCAAGGGAGCTGGTTTTACTCCAACTTATGATATTTTTCGCGATATGATTAGCGTTTGTGTAGCTTCTGGGAGATTGACAAAGTGTAGAGAGATATGTAAGGAGGTTGAAGATGCTGGATTGAGGTTGGATACAGAGACTTCATATAGGTTGTCGCAGCTCGAAAACGGAACAATGTCTTTATAA
- the LOC108830440 gene encoding probable xyloglucan endotransglucosylase/hydrolase protein 27, with protein sequence METLSRFLVFMSLFAGFVSGFTLQNLPIASFEESYTQLFGDKNLFVHKDGKSVRLTLDERTGSGFVSNDLYLHGLFSASIKLPSDYSAGVVVAFYMSNGDMYEKNHDEIDFEFLGNIRGKEWRIQTNIYGNGSTHLGREERSNLWFDPTEDYHQYSILWSDSHIIFFVDNVPIREVKRTASMGGDFPSKPMSLYTTIWDGSKWATNGGKYGVNYKYAPYVTQLTDLVLHGCAVDPIEQFPKCDEGADEDIRAAQEISPSQRVKMGIFRRKHMTYSYCYDRNRYKVALPECVVNPAEAQRLRVHDPVTFGGIPRRHRNRKHRGKRSRVDGTESI encoded by the exons atggaaactttgaGTCGTTTCTTAGTGTTCATGTCTCTGTTCGCCGGTTTTGTTTCTGGATTCACTCTGCAAAACCTTCCAATCGCATCTTTTGAAGAAAGTTACACGCAGCTTTTTGGTGACAAGAACTTGTTTGTTCATAAAGACGGCAAATCTGTCCGGTTAACGCTCGATGAAAGGACCG GTTCTGGGTTTGTCTCAAATGATCTTTATTTACATGGATTATTCAGTGCTTCAATCAAATTACCTTCTGATTATTCAGCTGGGGTAGTTGTTGCCTTTTAT ATGTCAAATGGAGACATGTATGAGAAGAATCATGATGAGATTGATTTTGAGTTTCTTGGTAACATAAGAGGAAAAGAATGGAGGATTCAGACAAATATTTACGGTAATGGAAGCACTCATctaggaagagaagagagatctaATCTCTGGTTTGATCCAACTGAAGATTATCATCAATACAGTATCCTCTGGTCTGATTCTCACATCAT ATTCTTTGTAGACAATGTTCCTATCAGGGAGGTAAAGCGAACAGCATCGATGGGCGGTGACTTCCCATCAAAGCCGATGTCTCTCTACACAACAATATGGGACGGTTCTAAATGGGCAACTAACGGTGGCAAGTACGGTGTAAACTACAAATATGCCCCTTATGTCACGCAGCTCACTGACTTAGTCCTTCATGGCTGCGCTGTGGACCCAATTGAACAGTTTCCTAAGTGCGACGAAGGTGCGGACGAGGATATCCGTGCGGCTCAGGAGATTAGCCCATCACAGAGGGTTAAGATGGGCATTTTCAGGAGGAAACACATGACGTACTCATATTGCTATGATCGGAACAGGTACAAAGTTGCTCTACCTGAGTGCGTAGTGAATCCCGCAGAGGCTCAGCGGCTTAGGGTTCATGATCCCGTCACGTTTGGTGGGATTCCGAGGCGTCACCGCAACCGAAAGCACCGGGGCAAGAGAAGCCGTGTTGATGGAACCGAGTCGATATGA